In a single window of the Melioribacteraceae bacterium genome:
- the dnaK gene encoding molecular chaperone DnaK produces the protein MGKIIGIDLGTTNSCVSVMEGNEPVVIPNSEGGRTTPSVVAFTKTGERLIGQPAKRQAVTNPKNTIFSIKRFMGRRRDEVNTETTEVPYEVVSGDGGSARVKIADRLYSPPEISAMILQKMKKTAEDYLGQEVTEAVITVPAYFNDAQRQATKDAGEIAGLHVRRIINEPTAAALAYGLDKKNKDQIVAVYDLGGGTFDVSVLQLGDGVFEVKSTNGDTHLGGDDFDQRVIDFLADEFLKQEGIDLRKDPMALQRLKEAAEKAKIELSSSMQTDVNLPFITASQDGPKHLNLTITRSKFEQLIDDLIQRTAGPCENAIKDAGLSASQIDEVILVGGSTRVPKVQELVKKLFGREPHKGVNPDEVVAIGAAIQGGVLAGDVKDVLLLDVTPLSLGIETLGGVMTVLIQANTTIPTTKSEVFSTAADSQPSVEIHILQGERPMAADNRTLGRFHLDGIPPAPRGVPQIEVKFDIDANGILHVAAKDKATSKEQSIRITSSSGLSKDEIDKMKNVAKEHAAEDKLKKEAVEIRNQADNLVFQTKKQIEEMKDKITSEQKSRLEAEIAKIEDALKTNDSNQIKAATESLTKVWQEISQVLYQQQGPQNPQGQPGANAGPTGQQSNDKQDEKKKDNEVQDASYEVVD, from the coding sequence ATGGGAAAAATAATTGGAATTGATCTTGGAACAACAAATTCATGTGTTTCGGTTATGGAAGGGAATGAGCCGGTTGTAATTCCAAACTCGGAGGGTGGTAGAACTACTCCTTCAGTAGTAGCGTTTACGAAAACTGGTGAAAGATTAATTGGTCAGCCTGCGAAAAGACAAGCTGTTACAAATCCCAAAAACACAATTTTTTCCATTAAGAGATTTATGGGAAGAAGAAGAGATGAGGTAAACACCGAAACCACAGAAGTTCCTTATGAAGTTGTATCGGGCGACGGTGGATCAGCAAGAGTGAAGATAGCTGATAGATTATACTCGCCACCAGAAATAAGTGCAATGATTCTTCAGAAAATGAAAAAAACGGCTGAAGATTATCTTGGACAGGAAGTAACAGAAGCTGTTATTACTGTTCCAGCATATTTTAATGATGCTCAAAGACAAGCAACAAAAGATGCAGGAGAAATTGCCGGTTTACATGTGCGAAGAATCATTAATGAGCCTACAGCCGCCGCATTAGCTTATGGCTTGGATAAAAAGAATAAAGATCAAATTGTTGCTGTATACGACTTAGGTGGTGGTACATTCGATGTGTCAGTTCTTCAATTAGGAGATGGCGTATTTGAAGTGAAATCAACTAACGGTGATACTCATCTTGGTGGTGATGATTTTGATCAGAGGGTGATCGATTTTCTTGCCGATGAATTTCTTAAACAGGAAGGAATTGATCTACGAAAAGATCCGATGGCTTTACAGAGATTAAAGGAAGCTGCTGAAAAAGCTAAGATTGAACTTTCATCATCGATGCAGACAGATGTAAACTTACCTTTTATAACTGCATCGCAAGATGGACCAAAGCACTTGAATCTTACTATTACTCGTTCGAAGTTCGAACAATTAATTGATGATTTGATTCAACGTACTGCCGGTCCTTGCGAGAATGCGATAAAAGATGCTGGATTAAGCGCATCTCAAATTGATGAAGTAATTTTGGTTGGAGGCTCAACACGTGTTCCAAAAGTTCAAGAACTAGTTAAAAAATTATTTGGTAGAGAACCTCATAAAGGTGTAAATCCTGATGAAGTTGTAGCAATTGGAGCAGCTATTCAAGGTGGTGTTTTAGCCGGAGATGTAAAAGATGTTCTTTTACTGGATGTTACTCCACTTTCATTGGGTATTGAAACACTTGGTGGTGTGATGACTGTACTGATACAAGCAAATACTACTATACCAACTACAAAGAGTGAAGTATTCTCAACTGCTGCAGATAGCCAACCTTCAGTAGAAATTCACATATTGCAGGGTGAGAGACCAATGGCTGCTGATAATAGAACTCTTGGAAGATTTCACCTTGATGGAATTCCACCGGCACCACGAGGTGTTCCTCAAATTGAGGTTAAATTCGATATTGATGCCAATGGTATTCTACATGTTGCGGCAAAAGATAAAGCAACTAGTAAAGAACAAAGTATTCGCATAACTTCATCAAGTGGATTATCCAAAGATGAAATAGATAAAATGAAAAATGTTGCAAAGGAACACGCTGCCGAAGATAAATTGAAAAAAGAAGCGGTTGAGATTAGAAATCAAGCTGATAATCTGGTTTTTCAAACCAAAAAACAAATTGAGGAAATGAAGGACAAAATTACCAGCGAACAAAAGAGTAGACTTGAAGCTGAAATTGCCAAAATTGAGGATGCATTAAAGACAAATGATTCGAACCAAATTAAAGCGGCAACAGAAAGCCTCACAAAAGTTTGGCAAGAAATTTCACAGGTCTTGTATCAACAGCAAGGACCTCAAAATCCTCAAGGACAACCAGGTGCGAATGCGGGACCAACAGGACAGCAAAGTAACGATAAACAAGATGAAAAAAAGAAAGATAATGAAGTGCAGGACGCTTCATATGAAGTTGTAGATTAA
- the accD gene encoding acetyl-CoA carboxylase, carboxyltransferase subunit beta: MGWFKRKTDKISKDSVKNDLPDGQWSKCTDCGEIIHNKQLEVNLWCCPKCSSHFRIGSEQYISILFDKGSFKEYDKKMRSGDPLNFEDNKKYSDRINSTIKKSGLNDAVKTGIGKINGKKTVLACMDFAFIGGSMGSVVGEKIARAIDHAYDEKIPLIIISQSGGARMMEGAYSLMQMAKTSAKLARLAEAKLPFISILTDPTTGGVTASFSMLGDVIIAEPKALIGFAGPRVIKQTIGRDLPEGFQRSEFLLENGFLDAIVTRKELKEKVFNLLNYFS; the protein is encoded by the coding sequence ATGGGTTGGTTTAAGAGAAAAACAGATAAAATTTCTAAAGATTCTGTAAAAAATGACCTCCCGGATGGGCAATGGTCAAAGTGCACAGATTGCGGCGAAATTATTCACAATAAACAGCTTGAAGTAAATTTATGGTGCTGTCCAAAGTGCTCATCACATTTCAGAATTGGTAGCGAGCAATATATCTCTATCTTATTCGATAAGGGCAGTTTTAAGGAATACGACAAAAAGATGAGGAGCGGTGATCCCCTAAATTTTGAGGATAATAAGAAGTACTCTGATAGAATTAACTCCACAATAAAAAAAAGTGGATTAAATGATGCGGTAAAAACCGGGATAGGAAAAATTAATGGTAAGAAAACTGTTTTAGCATGTATGGATTTCGCATTTATAGGTGGTAGTATGGGTTCTGTGGTTGGTGAAAAAATTGCTAGAGCAATCGACCATGCTTACGATGAAAAAATCCCATTGATAATAATAAGCCAAAGTGGTGGCGCTAGGATGATGGAGGGTGCATACTCTTTAATGCAAATGGCCAAGACAAGCGCCAAACTTGCCCGTTTAGCAGAGGCAAAACTTCCTTTTATTTCTATATTAACAGATCCTACTACTGGTGGTGTTACTGCAAGTTTTTCAATGCTCGGAGATGTGATAATTGCAGAACCAAAAGCATTAATCGGTTTTGCAGGTCCTCGTGTAATAAAACAAACTATTGGAAGAGATTTACCTGAAGGTTTTCAACGTTCTGAATTTTTACTTGAAAATGGTTTTCTTGATGCTATAGTTACGAGGAAGGAGCTTAAAGAAAAAGTATTTAATCTTTTAAATTATTTTAGTTAA
- a CDS encoding M1 family metallopeptidase yields the protein MKQTLIVFFLLISFGLILQYADTQNESKIAPQISSAGYSKGLLLQEKEKIDHSHKYDLYVDFDPAQKLISVNEVIGWKNNTQHSTKELYFHFYANAYKSERTQFSKGYGLKSEDEKTEIEVLDFKINNANATLTFPDKINGIDGDSTVARVDLQEILHPGDSVSIQVNYKLKIPKCVKRLGYAAGREFYFISQWFPKLGVFEEGKWVCNPYLPYLNFYSNFADYSVNISLPKDFEIASAGNQGEVVISGGKKNVKIEQSGVHDFVWMASNEIMAKSNFYRRKDNSLIEIKCFVQPERENYFDRYFESVKNCLTYFEDNVGVYPYQTITLVDVPRTSNSGGMEYPTLFTVSAELFSPLNTGWPEFLVAHEFAHQYFQGILANNEVAEAWLDEGFASYAATKIMGKYYPNVFEYFKIADHIPVFGINFFSYQGIPIIYTLVDIQKPAGFQSAVSYYRNTKIGSVLDSSHKHLSRSAYVINSYSKPELVLHTLENYIGKDAMMKILKDYYLNYKFKHPKAADFFGIVQNNVNEDMGWFFNQFLKSSNTFDDKIQSLRKINNEEWEVIAVRDNSGIFQTEVVLITEKDTLVKHWDSDESWKAFYFKTKNEVIAASIDPHRKNLLDINFSNNSKTVDIQIAASLSLSMRLFFWIQNALMIMGSVG from the coding sequence ATGAAACAAACACTGATAGTATTTTTTCTTCTAATTTCATTTGGATTAATTCTGCAATATGCTGATACCCAAAATGAATCAAAAATTGCTCCTCAAATAAGTTCTGCAGGCTATTCCAAGGGATTGTTGTTACAAGAAAAAGAGAAAATTGATCATTCGCATAAATATGACTTATATGTTGACTTCGACCCTGCGCAAAAATTAATTTCAGTTAATGAAGTAATTGGCTGGAAGAATAATACTCAACATTCCACAAAAGAACTTTATTTCCATTTTTACGCTAATGCGTATAAAAGCGAAAGAACACAATTCTCAAAAGGTTATGGTCTAAAATCAGAAGATGAAAAAACTGAGATTGAAGTTTTAGATTTTAAAATTAATAATGCTAATGCCACACTAACATTCCCCGACAAAATCAACGGTATAGATGGTGACAGCACTGTCGCAAGAGTTGATTTGCAAGAGATTCTGCATCCAGGAGACTCGGTATCTATTCAAGTTAATTACAAATTAAAAATTCCCAAGTGTGTTAAAAGATTAGGATATGCCGCCGGAAGAGAATTTTATTTCATCTCTCAATGGTTTCCAAAATTAGGAGTATTTGAAGAGGGGAAATGGGTGTGTAATCCTTATTTACCCTACTTAAATTTTTATTCAAACTTCGCCGATTATTCAGTTAATATTTCTCTACCAAAGGATTTTGAAATTGCTTCAGCTGGAAATCAAGGGGAAGTTGTAATAAGTGGTGGTAAAAAAAATGTAAAAATTGAGCAATCAGGCGTTCACGATTTTGTATGGATGGCGTCCAATGAAATAATGGCAAAAAGTAATTTTTACAGACGGAAAGACAATTCATTAATTGAAATAAAATGTTTTGTTCAGCCAGAAAGAGAAAATTACTTTGATAGATATTTTGAGTCAGTAAAAAATTGTTTGACTTACTTTGAAGATAATGTTGGGGTTTATCCTTATCAAACAATAACATTAGTTGATGTGCCGAGGACAAGCAATTCAGGAGGAATGGAATATCCAACTCTATTCACTGTGAGTGCTGAATTATTTTCACCATTGAACACTGGTTGGCCAGAATTTTTAGTTGCTCATGAATTTGCTCACCAATATTTTCAAGGAATATTAGCCAACAATGAAGTAGCTGAAGCATGGCTTGATGAAGGTTTTGCTTCATACGCGGCAACAAAAATAATGGGTAAATACTACCCTAATGTATTTGAGTACTTTAAAATTGCAGATCATATTCCCGTATTCGGGATCAATTTTTTTTCTTACCAAGGTATTCCTATAATATACACTCTGGTCGATATTCAAAAACCGGCCGGGTTTCAAAGTGCAGTTTCCTATTACCGCAATACAAAAATTGGTAGCGTTCTTGATTCCTCTCACAAGCATCTTTCTCGAAGTGCATATGTAATTAACTCCTATAGTAAACCGGAATTGGTTCTTCATACTTTGGAAAATTATATTGGCAAAGATGCGATGATGAAAATTTTGAAAGATTATTATCTCAATTACAAATTTAAGCATCCAAAAGCGGCTGACTTTTTTGGCATTGTACAAAATAATGTTAATGAAGATATGGGCTGGTTCTTCAATCAATTTTTAAAGAGCTCTAATACTTTTGATGACAAAATTCAATCATTGAGAAAAATAAACAATGAAGAATGGGAAGTAATTGCCGTCAGAGATAATTCGGGGATATTTCAAACAGAAGTTGTATTAATTACTGAAAAGGATACTTTGGTTAAGCACTGGGATAGTGATGAATCTTGGAAAGCATTTTACTTTAAAACAAAAAATGAGGTGATTGCGGCTTCAATTGATCCGCATAGAAAAAATTTGCTGGATATTAATTTTTCCAATAATTCAAAAACTGTTGATATCCAAATTGCTGCATCTCTTTCTTTATCAATGCGGTTATTTTTTTGGATTCAAAATGCTTTGATGATAATGGGAAGTGTGGGATGA
- the fmt gene encoding methionyl-tRNA formyltransferase, whose product MKIVFMGTPDFALPSLKKINESKHTLEAVVTAPDKERGRGKLISSTPIKEYAVNNNLKVFTPEQLNDSKFISELIEIKPDLIVVVAFRILPREVYRIPRLGTFNLHGSLLPKYRGAAPIQWSLIKGETKTGVTIFFLEDKVDTGNVILKREVEILPEDNFGSLHDKMMVIGADAVMDTIQMIEAGNYSLEIQDNTKASSAPKITKELCKINFADSVRNIHNLIRGLAPYPGALFTLNGKNYKIYGSTYIEMNCDEFVQMKIIGGAEIKKILINEFECELIHSKSEIFIKNKNGILQILDIQPEGRRRMKVTDFLRGYSL is encoded by the coding sequence ATGAAAATAGTTTTTATGGGTACTCCCGATTTTGCCCTCCCATCATTAAAAAAAATTAATGAAAGTAAGCATACCTTGGAAGCGGTTGTGACTGCCCCCGATAAAGAAAGGGGGAGAGGTAAACTAATTTCATCAACACCAATAAAAGAATATGCCGTTAATAATAATCTTAAAGTGTTTACTCCAGAACAATTAAATGATTCTAAATTTATTTCAGAACTGATCGAAATTAAACCTGACCTCATTGTTGTGGTTGCTTTTAGAATTCTCCCTAGAGAAGTTTATAGAATTCCAAGATTAGGAACATTTAATCTTCATGGTTCACTGCTTCCCAAATATCGCGGTGCGGCGCCAATACAATGGTCCTTAATAAAAGGAGAAACTAAGACTGGTGTTACAATATTTTTTTTGGAAGATAAAGTTGATACGGGCAACGTAATATTAAAGAGGGAAGTAGAAATATTACCAGAAGATAATTTCGGATCTTTGCATGATAAAATGATGGTCATTGGGGCTGATGCTGTTATGGATACTATCCAAATGATTGAGGCAGGTAATTATTCATTAGAAATTCAGGATAATACCAAAGCATCTAGTGCGCCAAAAATCACAAAAGAATTATGTAAAATAAACTTTGCTGATTCAGTTCGTAATATTCACAACTTGATTAGGGGACTTGCACCATACCCAGGAGCTCTTTTCACCTTAAATGGCAAAAACTATAAGATATATGGTTCTACTTATATTGAAATGAATTGTGATGAATTTGTGCAGATGAAAATTATCGGGGGTGCTGAGATTAAAAAAATTTTAATTAATGAATTTGAATGTGAACTCATACATTCAAAAAGTGAAATTTTTATTAAAAATAAAAATGGTATTCTCCAAATTCTGGATATTCAACCTGAAGGGAGGAGAAGGATGAAAGTCACAGATTTTCTAAGAGGATATTCATTATAG
- a CDS encoding Hsp20/alpha crystallin family protein, with the protein MSENKEVMQVTQKRSWEEALEKEAWLAPLADIYETQDDFFLVSQMPGVNKEDVKIKLEDGHLILMGRIDYNSASDRKYVLKETETGNFYRRFKISESIDDQKIDANMENGILKIRLPKHERAKPKTITIK; encoded by the coding sequence ATGTCAGAAAATAAAGAAGTAATGCAGGTAACACAAAAAAGATCATGGGAAGAAGCTCTTGAGAAAGAAGCTTGGCTTGCCCCCTTGGCAGATATTTATGAAACACAAGATGATTTTTTCCTTGTTTCTCAAATGCCGGGTGTTAATAAAGAAGATGTAAAAATTAAACTGGAAGATGGTCATCTTATTTTAATGGGTAGAATTGACTACAACTCAGCTTCCGATAGAAAATATGTTTTAAAAGAAACTGAGACCGGAAATTTTTATAGAAGATTTAAAATTTCTGAAAGTATTGATGATCAGAAAATTGACGCCAACATGGAGAATGGAATACTAAAAATTAGGCTTCCAAAACATGAAAGAGCTAAGCCTAAAACTATAACAATCAAATAA
- the def gene encoding peptide deformylase, with product MSIIPITVFGDKILRQKAKKVMAVDDDIIVKIKNMFDSMRNASGIGLAANQVGYNESIFVVDLKGCEGYEKFKPIVMINPVVVEESDEKIVMEEGCLSLPSIRAEVNRPKIIQIKYLDTDENEQLIEADELFARVILHEYDHLLGKMIPDRVEESLRESLKGDLIKIQNREVETDYPITELGQSITKQRQ from the coding sequence ATGTCGATAATACCAATCACAGTATTCGGTGATAAAATCCTTCGTCAAAAAGCGAAGAAGGTTATGGCTGTTGATGATGATATAATAGTTAAAATAAAGAATATGTTCGATTCTATGAGGAATGCAAGCGGAATCGGATTAGCCGCAAATCAAGTAGGATATAATGAATCTATTTTTGTGGTCGATTTAAAGGGGTGTGAAGGCTATGAAAAATTTAAACCTATTGTTATGATTAATCCTGTAGTGGTGGAAGAATCGGATGAAAAAATTGTTATGGAAGAAGGTTGTTTAAGTCTTCCCTCAATCCGCGCAGAGGTTAACAGACCAAAAATTATCCAGATAAAATATTTGGATACGGATGAAAATGAGCAATTGATTGAAGCAGATGAACTGTTCGCGCGTGTTATTTTGCATGAGTATGATCATCTGTTAGGTAAGATGATTCCAGATCGTGTCGAAGAATCTTTGAGAGAATCATTAAAAGGTGATTTGATTAAAATTCAAAATCGTGAAGTGGAAACCGACTATCCCATAACAGAACTGGGCCAGAGCATTACGAAGCAGAGGCAGTGA
- a CDS encoding cysteine desulfurase has translation MSSKKVYFDNAATTKIHPQVVEKMIPYLTHYYGNPSSIHSFGRKGRIAIEEAREIAAASINAHPSEIYFLSGGTEANNFSVRGIASANKNDTGRNKIVSSTAEHHCVLDSCVELEKEGFELIRSSLNKDFSLNYEELNNWIDDKTSVVSIMHVNNEVGSINNIEDIGNYLISENTYFHTDAVQSYCKLSIDVKKLNVHSLSVSSHKINGPKGIGFSYVKSGTPIIPILYGGSQERNRRGGTENVAAIVGFAESIKITSINIESNYKTVEKIREALINGINSIDLDGIKINNSPNQLPHILSITLNPFYYKNDSEAMLMYLDINGIAVSNGAACSSGTLKPSHVILSGGYTKEEAEGTIRFSFSPENTLDEVSYCLEVLARFAKKFKK, from the coding sequence ATGAGTTCGAAAAAGGTATATTTTGATAATGCCGCAACAACTAAGATTCATCCACAAGTTGTTGAAAAAATGATCCCCTACCTTACCCACTATTATGGAAACCCCTCCTCAATTCATAGCTTCGGGAGAAAAGGAAGAATTGCGATTGAGGAAGCGAGGGAAATTGCGGCGGCTTCAATAAATGCACACCCATCCGAAATTTATTTTTTAAGTGGCGGAACTGAAGCTAATAATTTTTCTGTTCGTGGTATTGCTTCGGCAAATAAAAATGATACTGGAAGAAATAAAATAGTTTCATCAACAGCGGAACATCATTGTGTTTTAGATTCATGTGTCGAACTTGAGAAAGAAGGATTCGAATTAATTCGATCTTCATTAAATAAAGATTTTTCACTTAACTATGAAGAGCTTAATAATTGGATTGATGATAAAACCTCCGTAGTTTCAATTATGCATGTTAATAATGAAGTGGGTTCAATCAATAATATAGAAGATATTGGTAATTATCTGATTTCAGAGAACACTTATTTTCATACAGATGCGGTGCAATCATACTGCAAATTAAGTATCGATGTAAAGAAGTTAAACGTTCATTCACTATCTGTCTCATCTCATAAAATAAATGGTCCAAAAGGAATTGGATTCTCATATGTAAAAAGTGGTACGCCGATAATTCCAATCTTGTATGGTGGAAGTCAAGAGAGAAACAGAAGAGGCGGTACCGAAAATGTTGCCGCAATTGTTGGATTTGCCGAATCAATTAAAATTACCAGCATAAATATTGAATCGAATTATAAAACGGTTGAAAAAATTAGAGAGGCATTGATAAATGGGATCAATTCAATCGATTTGGATGGAATTAAAATTAACAATTCACCAAATCAGTTGCCCCATATTTTATCAATCACATTGAATCCCTTTTATTATAAAAATGACTCTGAAGCGATGCTAATGTATTTGGATATCAATGGAATTGCGGTTTCGAATGGAGCAGCGTGTAGTTCCGGTACACTAAAACCATCTCACGTTATTCTAAGCGGTGGTTATACTAAAGAAGAGGCAGAAGGAACAATCCGTTTTTCATTCAGTCCAGAAAATACTTTAGATGAAGTTAGCTATTGCCTCGAAGTGCTGGCTCGATTTGCAAAAAAGTTTAAGAAATAG
- a CDS encoding biotin--[acetyl-CoA-carboxylase] ligase, which yields MFNIEEFDIKLDTDFIGRNFIYTEEVDSTNSVLLANSDFDIHGTVLLSEYQTKGRGRKERVWESLSGVNLTFSILIKDNLPERKINLITFVAAIAVAQSLENLYQLDVSLKWPNDVLVDSKKIAGIMIESSSKGNKISKIVVGIGVNVNQPNFPGKFEIPPTSVRKEFHDNVSRERLLCDILNNFENSFNSLAKNPKKILDDWRDRCKMIGEKIKIVEDEKIRTGVFEDINDDGFIILKTGDKRELIHFGDVSLR from the coding sequence ATGTTTAACATAGAAGAATTTGATATAAAGCTCGATACTGATTTTATTGGTAGGAATTTTATTTATACGGAAGAGGTAGATTCAACTAATTCAGTTTTACTTGCAAATAGTGATTTTGACATTCACGGGACAGTTTTACTTTCTGAGTATCAAACTAAGGGAAGAGGTAGAAAAGAGCGAGTTTGGGAAAGCTTGAGCGGAGTTAACTTAACATTTTCAATTTTAATTAAAGATAATTTACCTGAAAGGAAAATTAATCTAATCACTTTTGTTGCGGCTATAGCTGTGGCTCAATCATTAGAAAATTTATATCAATTAGATGTATCGTTAAAGTGGCCAAATGATGTTTTAGTAGATTCAAAAAAAATTGCAGGAATCATGATCGAATCATCCTCAAAAGGGAATAAGATTTCAAAAATTGTTGTAGGCATAGGTGTAAATGTTAATCAGCCCAACTTCCCCGGAAAATTTGAAATACCACCAACATCTGTCCGAAAAGAATTTCATGATAATGTTAGTAGAGAGAGACTATTATGTGACATTCTAAATAATTTTGAAAATTCATTTAATTCACTAGCAAAAAATCCTAAAAAAATATTAGATGACTGGCGAGATAGATGCAAGATGATTGGAGAAAAAATTAAGATTGTGGAGGATGAGAAAATTAGAACTGGTGTATTTGAGGATATTAATGATGATGGCTTTATAATTCTAAAAACTGGTGATAAAAGAGAATTAATTCATTTTGGCGATGTTAGTTTAAGATAA
- a CDS encoding Hsp20/alpha crystallin family protein has translation MTLIKFEPIREFESLHNRLQRYLEDFPTLGFNTQDSFSPRIDISETNDKLLVTAEIPGVKKNDLKITLQDNILTIQGEKKKETENKDINYYRAERNFGMFGRSFTLPVEVDSENVSAKFEDGTLVVELSKILPKAKTEKTIELK, from the coding sequence ATGACACTTATTAAATTTGAACCCATTCGTGAATTTGAATCCTTACATAACAGATTACAAAGATACTTGGAAGATTTTCCAACATTAGGATTCAATACACAAGATTCATTTTCACCAAGAATTGATATCTCGGAGACTAATGATAAATTATTGGTGACTGCCGAAATTCCAGGCGTTAAAAAAAATGATCTTAAAATTACCCTGCAAGATAATATTTTAACCATTCAGGGTGAAAAGAAAAAAGAAACTGAAAATAAAGACATCAACTATTATAGGGCTGAAAGAAATTTTGGAATGTTCGGAAGATCCTTCACATTACCTGTGGAAGTTGATTCAGAAAATGTATCAGCCAAATTTGAGGATGGAACTTTAGTGGTTGAGCTTTCAAAAATACTACCTAAAGCCAAAACAGAAAAAACAATAGAGCTGAAGTAA